A section of the Prochlorococcus sp. MIT 1341 genome encodes:
- a CDS encoding alpha-D-glucose phosphate-specific phosphoglucomutase: MKTPEEATTLQRTVKLKASFEDQKPGTSGLRKSICKFSEPHYLESFIEAIFQTLPNVKGGTLVLGGDGRYGNEKAIQTILKIGAAHNLDRIITTTNGILSTPAASNLIRNRKAIGGIILSASHNPGGPDGDFGVKVNGANGGPASESLTNSIYSCTKELNEYIFLESPNVSINAQGEKPLGGMIVEVIDGVEDYVMLMKKLFNFESIKQLLNDDFTLIFDAMNAVTGPYAHRLLEQLLKAPQGTVINGLPLEDFGGCHPDPNLTYASGLAELLLKKKKYSFGAACDGDGDRNMILGKGCFVNPSDSLAVITANAHFIPGYANGIKGVARSMPTSSAVDAVAKDLGINCFETPTGWKFFGNLLDANMITLCGEESFGTGSNHVREKDGLWAVLCWLQILSKRRLSVAEIMKDHWQKYGRHYYSRHDYEGVESNVAIALFDRLEKLLPTLIGNQFAGSIVKIADNFAYTDPIDKSVSKNQGLRIILEDNSRLIIRMSGTGTKGATLRVYLESYVATGGRLDLDPQEALKPLINEINSLAEIEERTGMKKPTVIT; the protein is encoded by the coding sequence ATGAAAACTCCAGAAGAAGCAACTACCCTTCAACGTACAGTAAAACTAAAGGCATCCTTCGAAGATCAGAAGCCAGGGACTTCAGGCCTCCGCAAAAGCATCTGCAAATTCTCGGAGCCACATTACCTAGAAAGTTTTATTGAAGCTATCTTTCAAACCCTGCCTAATGTTAAAGGGGGGACTTTAGTCCTAGGTGGAGATGGGCGCTATGGAAATGAAAAGGCAATTCAAACAATCTTGAAGATTGGTGCAGCCCATAATCTGGACAGAATCATTACTACTACAAACGGAATACTCTCCACTCCAGCAGCATCAAATCTCATTAGAAACAGAAAAGCAATTGGAGGAATCATCCTTTCCGCTAGTCATAACCCAGGCGGACCAGATGGTGATTTTGGCGTCAAGGTAAATGGTGCAAATGGTGGGCCAGCCTCAGAATCATTAACAAATTCTATCTATTCCTGCACAAAAGAACTTAATGAATACATCTTTTTAGAAAGCCCTAATGTCTCAATAAATGCGCAAGGGGAGAAGCCATTAGGTGGAATGATTGTTGAAGTAATAGATGGAGTTGAAGACTACGTAATGCTAATGAAAAAGCTCTTCAATTTTGAAAGTATAAAACAACTTTTAAATGACGATTTTACACTTATTTTTGATGCAATGAATGCAGTCACAGGACCATATGCGCATCGTCTCCTGGAACAACTCTTAAAGGCTCCACAAGGGACTGTAATTAATGGTTTACCACTAGAAGACTTTGGCGGATGTCATCCTGACCCAAACCTAACCTACGCGAGCGGGCTTGCCGAACTTTTACTGAAAAAGAAAAAATATTCGTTTGGAGCTGCTTGCGATGGTGATGGAGATAGAAATATGATTCTTGGCAAAGGTTGCTTTGTAAACCCAAGTGACAGTCTTGCAGTGATAACTGCTAATGCACATTTTATACCTGGCTATGCCAACGGAATAAAAGGGGTTGCCCGCTCAATGCCAACTAGTTCTGCTGTAGATGCTGTAGCAAAAGATTTGGGAATAAACTGTTTTGAAACACCCACTGGCTGGAAATTCTTTGGAAATCTTCTTGATGCAAACATGATCACACTTTGCGGAGAAGAAAGTTTCGGAACTGGAAGCAATCATGTAAGAGAAAAGGATGGATTATGGGCAGTCCTGTGTTGGCTTCAAATACTTTCCAAGAGACGCCTTTCAGTCGCAGAAATCATGAAGGATCATTGGCAAAAATATGGGAGGCACTACTACTCACGCCATGACTATGAAGGGGTTGAAAGTAATGTTGCTATTGCATTATTCGATCGATTAGAAAAATTACTGCCAACACTAATTGGTAATCAGTTTGCTGGAAGCATTGTCAAAATAGCTGACAACTTTGCATATACCGATCCTATAGATAAATCAGTTTCTAAAAACCAAGGACTAAGAATAATTCTTGAAGATAATAGTAGGCTAATTATTAGGATGTCTGGCACTGGAACAAAAGGTGCGACATTAAGAGTCTACCTAGAGAGTTATGTCGCTACAGGTGGGAGACTTGATCTAGATCCACAAGAAGCTCTAAAGCCTCTAATAAATGAAATAAACTCCCTAGCAGAGATTGAAGAAAGAACTGGCATGAAAAAACCAACTGTAATAACATAA
- a CDS encoding AAA family ATPase yields MSQNIFEYQAGLELLRNAPLADRMRPKTLDEFEGQSGIVGEGRLLRRAIKADKVGNLLLHGPPGVGKTTLARIIAGQTRSHFATLNAVLAGVKDIRTEVDAAKKRLELHNLRSILFIDEVHRFNSSQQDALLPWVENGTISLIGATTENPYFEVNKALLSRSRIFRLKPLEPANLHQLLKRAISDRERGYGQLQITISSEAASHLVDISNGDARSLLNALELAVESTKKDGNGDISIDLETAEESIQERAVLYDKQGDSHYDTISAFIKSLRGSDADASLFWLAKMIEAGESPRFIFRRMLIAAGEDVGLADPQAIVVVEACSAAFERVGLPEGLYHLAQAALYLACAEKSNTLIGFFDALESIRRDGIHEIPSHLRDPNRDQKGFGDGANYRYPHTFKEHWVAQQYLPKKLQGKVFWKPSRNGWEGGRRKVILERKAAQLAAAEKSEQSDQLFISNSPKDPLLERWFQRQINQISERMLLLNRKLWSDLKCNREDRILVVSGRSLLWALEPIKAVPEGGVTMITDTFEEKSYLEDQIELIEPIKRPLIVNGGSNALKELPKELQFEFVGGRLSRQMFKNESLKNFCKSINSKCNKNAQIRFLISDACIGPAESLNEFMKEKNIEIKSKVNLRNLIQIEKEWLQKQSIKEELCNELISLGWTVKIEQWEESLSLDIDQELINRWLSEGSTYRSLIDKTCKLEELSLIKKIIKKLQGEKLPQKLNHQKLICLRI; encoded by the coding sequence TTGAGCCAGAATATTTTCGAATATCAAGCTGGTCTCGAACTTCTCCGAAATGCTCCATTAGCAGATCGAATGAGACCAAAAACTCTTGATGAGTTTGAGGGTCAAAGCGGAATCGTTGGGGAAGGGAGACTTCTACGTCGAGCAATTAAAGCTGATAAAGTTGGGAACTTATTACTACACGGTCCTCCTGGCGTTGGGAAAACGACTCTTGCAAGAATCATTGCAGGACAAACACGTTCCCACTTCGCCACCTTAAATGCAGTCTTAGCGGGAGTAAAAGATATCCGTACAGAAGTAGATGCCGCAAAAAAAAGATTAGAGCTTCATAATTTACGCTCAATACTTTTTATCGATGAAGTCCACAGATTTAATAGTTCTCAACAAGATGCACTGCTTCCCTGGGTTGAAAATGGAACAATTTCACTAATTGGAGCAACTACAGAAAACCCCTATTTTGAAGTCAACAAAGCACTATTAAGTCGCTCAAGAATTTTTAGACTAAAACCCTTAGAACCAGCGAACCTTCATCAACTTTTAAAAAGAGCAATAAGCGATAGGGAAAGAGGTTATGGCCAACTGCAAATTACAATAAGTAGCGAAGCTGCTTCCCATTTAGTAGACATCTCAAATGGTGATGCAAGAAGCCTCCTAAATGCCTTAGAATTAGCTGTCGAGAGTACTAAAAAAGATGGCAACGGTGATATATCTATTGATCTAGAAACAGCAGAAGAGTCAATCCAAGAAAGAGCTGTTCTTTATGACAAGCAAGGTGATTCTCACTACGACACAATCAGTGCATTTATTAAATCTCTAAGAGGATCAGATGCTGATGCATCGCTATTTTGGCTTGCAAAAATGATTGAAGCGGGTGAAAGCCCTAGATTTATCTTTCGTCGGATGCTGATTGCAGCAGGTGAAGATGTTGGCCTTGCAGACCCCCAAGCCATAGTTGTTGTCGAAGCATGCTCAGCAGCATTCGAAAGAGTGGGACTTCCTGAGGGGCTATATCATCTGGCTCAAGCAGCACTATATCTTGCATGTGCAGAGAAAAGTAATACATTGATCGGCTTTTTTGACGCTCTAGAAAGTATTCGGCGAGATGGTATTCACGAGATTCCAAGCCATCTTCGTGATCCTAATCGTGATCAAAAAGGCTTTGGTGATGGAGCCAATTATCGCTATCCACATACATTTAAAGAGCACTGGGTAGCTCAACAATATCTTCCCAAGAAATTGCAGGGAAAAGTCTTCTGGAAACCAAGCCGAAATGGGTGGGAAGGGGGTCGTCGCAAGGTCATTCTCGAACGAAAAGCCGCGCAACTAGCTGCAGCAGAAAAGTCAGAGCAAAGCGATCAACTTTTTATAAGCAACTCACCTAAAGACCCATTGTTAGAGAGATGGTTTCAAAGACAAATCAACCAAATCAGTGAAAGGATGTTACTTCTCAATAGAAAGTTATGGTCCGATTTAAAATGTAATCGAGAAGATCGTATACTAGTAGTATCTGGAAGATCTTTACTTTGGGCATTAGAACCAATCAAAGCAGTTCCAGAAGGTGGGGTAACAATGATAACAGATACTTTCGAAGAAAAATCCTATTTGGAAGATCAAATAGAACTAATCGAACCAATAAAAAGACCTCTTATAGTTAATGGAGGAAGTAATGCTTTAAAAGAATTACCCAAAGAGCTTCAGTTCGAATTTGTAGGCGGGCGCTTATCAAGGCAAATGTTCAAAAATGAAAGTTTAAAAAATTTCTGCAAAAGTATTAATAGTAAATGTAATAAAAACGCTCAAATCAGATTTCTGATTAGTGATGCATGTATTGGGCCAGCTGAATCACTAAATGAATTTATGAAAGAAAAAAATATAGAAATCAAATCTAAAGTCAACCTAAGGAATCTAATTCAAATCGAAAAAGAATGGCTTCAGAAGCAGAGCATCAAAGAGGAACTGTGCAATGAGCTTATCTCTCTTGGCTGGACGGTTAAGATCGA